One genomic segment of Impatiens glandulifera chromosome 6, dImpGla2.1, whole genome shotgun sequence includes these proteins:
- the LOC124941400 gene encoding aquaporin PIP1-3-like: MEQKEEDVRLGANKFSERQPIGTAAQTDKDYKEAPPAPFFEPGELSSWSFYRAGIAEFIATFLFLYITVLTVMGVSRAPNKCASVGIQGIAWAFGGMIFALVYCTAGISGGHINPAVTFGLFLARKLSLTRAVFYIVMQTLGAICGAGVVKGFQPNLYETLGGGANVVNHGYTKGSGLGAEIIGTFVLVYTVFSATDAKRSARDSHVPILAPLPIGFAVFLVHLATIPITGTGINPARSLGAAIIYNKDHAWDDHWIFWVGPFIGAALAAMYHQIVIRAIPFKSRA, from the exons ATGGAGCAAAAGGAAGAAGATGTAAGACTTGGAGCCAACAAATTTTCTGAAAGGCAGCCAATTGGAACTGCAGCTCAAACAGACAAAGACTACAAAGAAGCACCACCGGCTCCTTTCTTTGAACCAGGAGAACTAAGTTCATGGTCCTTTTACAGAGCTGGAATAGCCGAATTCATAGCCACTTTCCTCTTCCTTTACATCACTGTTCTAACTGTAATGGGTGTTTCAAGAGCACCTAACAAATGTGCTTCAGTGGGTATTCAAGGAATTGCTTGGGCTTTCGGTGGTATGATCTTTGCCCTGGTTTACTGTACTGCTGGAATCTCAG GAGGACATATTAATCCAGCAGTGACATTTGGGTTGTTCTTGGCAAGGAAACTTTCTTTGACTAGGGCAGTGTTCTATATAGTGATGCAAACTCTTGGAGCAATATGTGGAGCTGGAGTAGTTAAGGGTTTTCAACCAAATCTGTATGAAACTTTGGGTGGTGGTGCTAATGTAGTGAATCATGGTTATACTAAGGGTTCAGGACTTGGGGCTGAAATTATTGGAACTTTTGTCCTGGTTTACACTGTCTTTTCAGCCACTGATGCAAAGAGAAGTGCCAGAGACTCCCATGTTCCT ATTTTGGCTCCACTTCCAATTGGGTTTGCAGTATTCTTGGTTCATTTGGCTACTATTCCCATTACTGGAACAGGTATTAACCCAGCAAGGAGTCTTGGAGCTGCAATCATCTACAATAAGGACCATGCCTGGGATGATCAT TGGATTTTCTGGGTTGGACCATTTATTGGAGCTGCTTTGGCTGCTATGTATCACCAGATTGTCATCAGAGCTATTCCTTTCAAGTCCAGGGCTTAA
- the LOC124941889 gene encoding ubiquitin-conjugating enzyme E2 5-like, with translation MSSPSKRREMDLMKLMMSDYKVEMINDGMGEFFVEFQGPKDSPYDGGVWKVRVELPDAYPYKSPSIGFVNKIYHPNVDEMSGSVCLDVINQTWSPMFDLVNVFEVFLPQLLLYPNPSDPLNGEAAALMMRDRASYDQMVKDFCVRFAKPEDAGAAPAESSSDEVEPSEDEYCSDDDAIVGKADL, from the exons ATGTCTTCACCCAGCAAGCGCAGAGAGATGGACTTGATGAAACT GATGATGAGTGATTATAAGGTAGAGATGATCAACGATGGAATGGGTGAATTCTTCGTTGAATTCCAGGGTCCTAAAGACA GTCCTTATGATGGAGGTGTGTGGAAAGTTAGAGTGGAGCTTCCAGATGCTTATCCTTATAAATCACCTTCTATTGGATTTGTGAACAAGATTTACCATCCAAATGTTGATGAAAT GTCAGGATCAGTCTGTTTGGATGTTATTAACCAGACATGGAGCCCTATGTTTG ATCTGGTAAACGTATTTGAAGTGTTTCTTCCTCAGCTTCTTCTATACCCTAATCCATCTGATCCCCTGAATGGAGAGGCAGCAGCACTGATGATGCGTGATCGAGCTTCATATGATCAAATGGTGAAAG ACTTTTGTGTGCGATTTGCAAAGCCAGAAGATGCTGGTGCTGCACCGGCGGAGAGTTCAAGCGATGAGGTTGAGCCGAGTGAAGATGAATATTGTTCCGACGATGATGCAATTGTTGGAAAAGCCGATCTTTGA
- the LOC124941625 gene encoding AT-rich interactive domain-containing protein 2-like, with product MGKQLNLGQDIFEEKRDLEQWVEGCNDASNFSAFMKLKRMFADVLSSFLNGFSTKHASLPIPPLLEDGNEVDLFKLFLVVRGEGGYEQISEKNSWSEAAGECVLGDQMGDYVKLVYEEYLVNFNKWLEGDFIEVNLFDEEFNQLSQELKRGIQGLVVRKQDPIIKDKDEVDSSERRRDPQSLSKMLEWVLMAARKIDSPKIGRIPPPSQWKDYSLDKLWLQALSARESLVTKRLVRHNIKQTIFQKKVKVNSSMYEDFTDLNQRLKEKYNCSDRLFSFPECHIFACDYPCTSSHGRVINHVEASKKSFQKLRRTRTYPTKKEDTPKMINLKDQGKRIGPLYQAQIFEWTECTNSDNTSDPKWLGNTYCVPEVEFDTYYAVGKGRGHEICECEQPGSIFCTKFHIAEKRVELKRQIGSLFYDWKFDRMGEDVSLSWTRMQEQNFNNIVKRSNSLTKKFTLKLFPNKTWENVVSYYFNVFILRSRRFQNQITSNVEELDSDDEGKYDSTIFDDGNMESLDFTLFDMP from the exons ATGGGAAAGCAATTGAACTTAGGGCAAGACATCTTTGAAGAAAAACGTGATCTTGAACAATGGGTAGAGGGGTGTAATGATGCTTCTAATTTTTCAGCTTTCATGAAGCTTAAGAGGATGTTTGCTGATGTTCTGTCGTCATTCTTAAATGGTTTCAGTACAAAGCATGCTTCCCTGCCCATTCCGCCATTGTTGGAAGATGGGAATGAGGTAGATTTGTTTAAGCTTTTCTTAGTTGTGAGAGGAGAAGGTGGGTATGAACAAATTTCAGAAAAGAATTCTTGGAGTGAGGCTGCTGGAGAATGTGTTTTAGGTGATCAAATGGGGGATTATGTGAAATTGGTGTATGAGGAGTACTTAGTCAACTTCAATAAGTGGTTAGAAGGAGACTTTATCGAAGTGAATTTATTTGATGAAGAGTTTAACCAACTTTCGCAAGAACTGAAGAGGGGCATTCAAGGTTTAGTTGTTAGGAAACAAGACCCGATCATTAAGGATAAAGACGAAGTTGATTCGAGTGAGAGGAGACGTGATCCTCAATCTTTGTCGAAAATGCTGGAATGGGTGTTAATGGCTGCGAGGAAAATAGATAGTCCTAAGATTGGGAGAATTCCTCCACCCTCACAATGGAAGGATTATAGTCTCGATAAATTATGGTTGCAAGCATTGTCAGCAAGAGAATCGTTGGTGACTAAAAGGCTTGTTCGACATAACATAAAGCAAACTATATTCCAG AAGAAGGTGAAAGTAAATTCTTCTATGTACGAAGATTTTACGGATCTCAATCAACGGTTAAAAGAGAAGTATAATTGTAGCGATAGATTGTTTTCTTTCCCCGAGTGCCATATATTTGCATGTGACTATCCATGCACATCATCTCACGGCAGAGTTATTAATCACGTCGAGGCGTCTAAAAAGAGTTTTCAAAAGCTTAGAAGGACAAGGACATATCCTACTAAAAAGGAAGATACTCctaaaatgattaatttgaaaGACCAAGGTAAGCGTATCGGCCCGCTCTATCAAGCTCAAATTTTCGAGTGGACTGAATGCACCAACTCTGATAACACATCCGACCCAAAATGGCTAGGCAACACATATTGTGTGCCTGAAGTTGAATTTGATACTTATTATGCTGTTGGTAAAGGGAGGGGTCATGAAATATGTGAATGCGAACAACCAGGTTCAATTTTCTGCACCAAGTTTCACATTGCGGAGAAGAGGGTGGAACTAAAACGCCAAATTGGCTCATTGTTCTATGATTGGAAATTTGATAGAATGGGTGAGGATGTTTCGCTTTCTTGGACAAGAATGCAAGAACAAAATTTCAACAATATAGTAAAACGGAGTAATTCATTAACTAAGAAATTCACGTTAAAGTTATTTCCAAACAAAACTTGGGAAAACGTggtaagttattattttaacgTGTTCATTCTTCGTAGTAGAAGATTTCAGAATCAAATTACTTCGAATGTGGAAGAATTGGACAGCGACGATGAAGGAAAATATGACAGCACTATATTTGATGATGGAAACATGGAGTCACTAGATTTTACCTTATTTGATATGCCTTGA
- the LOC124941628 gene encoding uncharacterized protein LOC124941628, translating to MVDVHLWKAEENGKIKSSAIWNVIREKGQIVSWASLVWSSKIILRHRFILWLAFHGRLSTRDRILAYMDIPDANCVLCSGFAESIDHLLGGCFFAKSIWNIFTLAMGIVSLPGSREDIKVAAQVLSKGSKFYANVFKCGFVVIVYHLLAERNTKVFGRVRRNVDHVWSDIVFDCGALIRTWKRVPKCERKWVLCHEWKVN from the coding sequence ATGGTTGATGTGCACTTGTGGAAAGCGGAAGAAAATGGGAAAATTAAGTCAAGTGCGATTTGGAACGTTATTCGGGAAAAAGGTCAAATTGTAAGTTGGGCTTCACTTGTGTGGTCCTCGAAAATCATTCTGAGACACCGGTTTATTCTTTGGTTGGCTTTCCATGGTAGACTTAGTACCCGTGATCGTATTCTTGCTTATATGGATATTCCGGACGCCAATTGTGTTCTTTGTAGTGGGTTTGCGGAGTCCATTGATCATCTTTTGGGTGGCTGTTTTTTTGCTAAATCTATTTGGAATATTTTCACTTTAGCCATGGGAATTGTGAGCTTGCCGGGGTCCCGGGAGGATATAAAAGTTGCTGCCCAAGTCTTATCTAAAGGTAGTAAATTTTATGCTAACGTCTTTAAGTGTGGGTTTGTTGTCATTGTTTATCATTTGTTGGCTGAGAGAAATACTAAAGTCTTTGGTAGAGTTCGTCGAAACGTTGATCATGTGTGGAGCGACATTGTATTTGATTGTGGTGCGCTAATTAGAACGTGGAAACGGGTTCCTAAATGCGAGCGTAAATGGGTCCTTTGTCACGAATGGAAAGTCAATTAG
- the LOC124941631 gene encoding AT-rich interactive domain-containing protein 2-like encodes MKLKRMFADVLSSFLNGFSTKHASLPIPPLLEDGNEVDLFKLFLVVRGEGGYEQISEKNSWSEAAGECVLGDQMGDYVKLVYEEYLVNFNKWLEGDFIEVNLFDEEFNQLSQELKRGIQGLVVRKQDPIIKDKDEVDSSERRRDPQSLSKMLEWMLMAARKIDSPKIGRIPPPSQWKDYSLDKLWLQALSARESLVTKRLVRHNIKQTIFQKKVKVNSSMYEDFTDLNQRLKEKYNCSDRLFSFPECHIFACDYPCTSSHGRVINHVEASKKSFQKLRRTRTYPTKKEDTPKMINLKDQGKRIGPLYQAQIFEWTECTNSDNTSDPKWLGNTYCVPEVEFDTYYAVGKGRGHEICECEQPGSIFCTKFHIAEKRVELKRQIGSLFYDWKFDRMGEDVSLSWTRMQEQNFNNIVKQSNSLTKKFTLKLFPNKTWENVVSYYFNVFILRSRRFQNQITSNVKELDSDDEGKYDSTIFDDGNMESLDFTLFDMP; translated from the exons ATGAAGCTTAAGAGGATGTTTGCTGATGTTCTGTCGTCATTCTTAAATGGTTTCAGTACAAAGCATGCTTCCCTGCCCATTCCGCCATTGTTGGAAGATGGGAATGAGGTAGATTTGTTTAAGCTTTTCTTAGTTGTGAGAGGAGAAGGTGGGTATGAACAAATTTCAGAAAAGAATTCTTGGAGTGAGGCTGCTGGAGAATGTGTTTTAGGTGATCAAATGGGGGATTATGTGAAATTGGTGTATGAGGAGTACTTAGTCAACTTCAATAAGTGGTTAGAAGGAGACTTTATCGAAGTGAATTTATTTGATGAAGAGTTTAACCAACTTTCGCAAGAACTGAAGAGGGGCATTCAAGGTTTAGTTGTTAGGAAACAAGACCCGATCATTAAGGATAAAGACGAAGTTGATTCGAGTGAGAGGAGACGTGATCCTCAATCTTTGTCGAAAATGCTGGAATGGATGTTAATGGCTGCGAGGAAAATAGATAGTCCTAAGATTGGGAGAATTCCTCCACCCTCACAATGGAAGGATTATAGTCTCGATAAATTATGGTTGCAAGCATTGTCAGCAAGAGAATCGTTGGTGACTAAAAGGCTTGTTCGACATAACATAAAGCAAACTATATTCCAG AAGAAGGTGAAAGTAAATTCTTCTATGTACGAAGATTTTACGGATCTCAATCAACGGTTAAAAGAGAAGTATAATTGTAGCGATAGATTGTTTTCTTTCCCCGAGTGCCATATATTTGCATGTGACTATCCATGCACATCATCTCACGGCAGAGTTATTAATCACGTCGAGGCGTCTAAAAAGAGTTTTCAAAAGCTTAGAAGGACAAGGACATATCCTACTAAAAAGGAAGATACTCctaaaatgattaatttgaaaGACCAAGGTAAGCGTATCGGCCCGCTCTATCAAGCTCAAATTTTCGAGTGGACTGAATGCACCAACTCTGATAACACATCCGACCCAAAATGGCTAGGCAACACATATTGTGTGCCTGAAGTTGAATTTGATACTTATTATGCTGTTGGTAAAGGGAGGGGTCATGAAATATGTGAATGCGAACAACCAGGTTCAATTTTCTGCACCAAGTTTCACATTGCGGAGAAGAGGGTGGAACTAAAACGCCAAATTGGCTCATTGTTCTATGATTGGAAATTTGATAGAATGGGTGAGGATGTTTCGCTTTCTTGGACAAGAATGCAAGAACAAAATTTCAACAATATAGTAAAACAGAGTAATTCATTAACTAAGAAATTCACGTTAAAGTTATTTCCAAACAAAACTTGGGAAAACGTggtaagttattattttaacgTGTTCATTCTTCGTAGTAGAAGATTTCAGAATCAAATTACTTCGAATGTGAAAGAATTGGACAGCGACGATGAAGGAAAATATGACAGCACTATATTTGATGATGGAAACATGGAGTCACTAGATTTTACCTTATTTGATATGCCTTGA